In Cryptomeria japonica chromosome 10, Sugi_1.0, whole genome shotgun sequence, a genomic segment contains:
- the LOC131858824 gene encoding uncharacterized protein LOC131858824, whose product MGSGGHGRIGSGRRGRAPAAAQGEGGRQAQGEGGRQAQGKVGEWRSWAAQRSGGQRSYRRRGWRRATGGGVGASGCYGDGKGCRRGLGRSCSSGANEGQGWRASAAPEAGKRRGPGSY is encoded by the coding sequence ATGGGTTCTGGTGGGCACGGGCGCATAGGGAGTGGCCGGCGAGGGAGAGCACCGGCAGCGGCACAGGGAGAGGGAGGGCGACAGGCACAGGGAGAGGGAGGGCGACAGGCGCAGGGAAAGGTTGGCGAGTGGAGGTCATGGGCGGCGCAACGTAGCGGGGGCCAAAGGAGCTATAGGCGGCGAGGTTGGCGGCGAGCTACGGGCGGCGGGGTTGGGGCCAGCGGGTGCTACGGCGACGGGAAGGGCTGCAGGCGGGGGCTAGGGAGGAGCTGCAGCAGCGGGGCCAACGAGGGTCAGGGCTGGAGGGCGTCAGCAGCGCCGGAGGCCGGTAAGCGACGGGGCCCGGGCTCGTACTGA